A genomic region of Ensifer adhaerens contains the following coding sequences:
- a CDS encoding mechanosensitive ion channel family protein, whose protein sequence is MDFATAFDAVASWLRTVLLNEWTYYQLAIIVAGYLICGALAKRTEPLVEARARLIKGNPDLLRVIIAFMRRLQWLFLIVWLWIADGMILRFGWPSYRWLVATALTLAAAWFVISVLTRIIRNQMLARVTAVVGWIYFALYAVGLDRVILTTLDGVAINFGAVRLSLLLVLKAIVLSSALVWLAVLIGNVSSHWIQRSAELTPSFKVLISKLVKIALIGFAGAIALSATGIDLTALTVFSGAVGVGIGFGLQKVVSNFISGIIILLDKSIKPGDTITLGDTFGSVRDLRSRFVSVITRDGKEYLIPNEDFISQQVVNWSFSSDFVRIEVSFGTSYDSDPHEVARIAIAAAKSIPRVASSHAEPVCWMTGFGASSLDFKLRFWISDPSNGLTNIRGQVLMALWDAFKAAGISIPFPHREIIMKTPVEVTRA, encoded by the coding sequence ATGGATTTCGCAACAGCGTTCGATGCCGTCGCTTCCTGGTTGCGCACGGTCCTTTTGAACGAGTGGACGTATTATCAGCTCGCCATCATCGTCGCCGGCTACCTGATCTGCGGCGCGCTGGCAAAGCGGACAGAGCCGTTGGTCGAAGCCCGTGCCCGTCTGATCAAGGGTAATCCGGATCTGCTGCGCGTGATCATCGCCTTCATGCGGCGACTGCAGTGGCTGTTTCTGATCGTCTGGCTCTGGATCGCCGACGGAATGATATTGCGCTTCGGATGGCCTTCCTATCGCTGGCTAGTGGCCACTGCGCTGACGCTGGCGGCGGCCTGGTTCGTCATCTCGGTGCTGACACGCATCATCCGCAACCAGATGCTGGCGCGGGTTACCGCCGTCGTCGGCTGGATCTATTTTGCGCTCTATGCGGTCGGGCTCGATCGGGTGATTCTGACGACGCTCGACGGCGTTGCCATCAATTTCGGCGCGGTTCGTCTGTCGCTGCTGCTGGTTCTCAAAGCCATCGTACTTTCTTCCGCGCTGGTCTGGCTTGCGGTGTTGATCGGCAACGTCTCGTCGCACTGGATCCAGCGTTCAGCGGAACTGACGCCCTCCTTCAAGGTGCTGATCAGCAAGTTGGTCAAGATCGCACTGATCGGCTTTGCCGGTGCAATCGCGCTGTCGGCAACCGGCATCGACCTAACGGCGCTGACGGTCTTTTCCGGGGCGGTCGGCGTCGGTATCGGTTTCGGTCTGCAGAAGGTGGTCTCCAACTTCATTTCCGGGATCATCATCCTGCTCGACAAATCCATCAAACCCGGCGACACGATCACGCTCGGCGATACCTTCGGCTCCGTCCGCGACCTACGCTCCCGCTTCGTCTCCGTCATCACCAGGGACGGCAAGGAGTACCTCATTCCGAATGAGGACTTCATCTCGCAGCAGGTGGTGAACTGGTCGTTCTCCAGCGACTTCGTCCGTATCGAGGTCAGTTTCGGCACCTCCTATGACAGCGATCCGCACGAGGTGGCGCGCATTGCCATTGCGGCTGCCAAATCGATCCCACGGGTTGCCAGCAGCCACGCGGAGCCGGTCTGCTGGATGACCGGCTTCGGCGCATCGTCGCTCGATTTCAAGCTGAGGTTCTGGATCTCCGATCCGAGCAACGGGCTCACCAACATTCGCGGTCAGGTGCTGATGGCGCTGTGGGATGCCTTCAAGGCGGCGGGCATTTCGATCCCGTTCCCGCACCGCGAAATCATCATGAAAACACCGGTCGAGGTGACCCGCGCGTGA
- a CDS encoding Lrp/AsnC family transcriptional regulator codes for MAQKIADEMDRRILKELVGDARLTNNELAERVGLSASPCLRRLRRLEETGVIRGYTALIDPAVDGWTMTAIATVRLSRQHEDEIVMFEEAVRGWDEVLECHLVTGSRDYVLKVMSAGLDQYERFIKEKIARLKCVASIETSFVMNTIKERRI; via the coding sequence ATGGCGCAGAAAATTGCCGACGAGATGGATCGCAGGATTTTGAAGGAACTGGTGGGGGATGCCCGTCTCACCAACAACGAGCTTGCCGAACGGGTGGGGCTATCGGCTTCGCCCTGTCTTCGCCGGCTGCGACGGCTCGAGGAGACCGGCGTCATCCGCGGCTATACGGCGCTGATCGATCCGGCGGTCGACGGCTGGACGATGACGGCGATCGCGACTGTCAGGCTCAGCCGCCAGCACGAGGACGAGATCGTCATGTTCGAGGAGGCGGTGCGCGGCTGGGACGAGGTGCTCGAGTGCCACCTGGTAACCGGCTCGCGCGATTATGTGCTGAAGGTGATGAGCGCCGGCCTCGATCAGTACGAGCGCTTCATCAAGGAGAAGATCGCAAGGCTCAAATGCGTCGCCTCGATCGAGACCAGCTTCGTCATGAACACCATCAAGGAGCGGCGGATCTAG
- a CDS encoding cystathionine gamma-synthase family protein has translation MTAPHPSKTHIGNHKLHPETQMLNYGYDPELSEGAVKPPVFLTSTFVFRSAEEGRDFFDFVSGRREPPAGVGAGLVYSRFNHPNSEIVEDRLAVYERTESCALFSSGMSAIATTLLAFVKPGDAVLHSQPLYGGTETLLARTFLNLGVAAVGFADGVNEAAVTAAAEAAMAKGRVSVILIETPANPTNSLVDVAMIRRVADAIGRKQGHTPIVACDNTLLGPVFQRPIEHGADISLYSLTKYVGGHSDLIAGAALGSKAVMKQVKALRGAIGTQLDPHSCWMLGRSLETLSVRMQKADDNARIVAEFLREHPKVERIHYLPFHGEDTPVGRTFKAQCTGAGSTFSFDITGGQEAAFRFLNALQIFKLAVSLGGTESLASHPAAMTHSGVPIEVRHRIGVLESTIRLSIGIEHPDDLVADLSNALSVA, from the coding sequence ATGACCGCACCGCATCCCTCCAAGACCCATATCGGAAACCACAAGCTGCATCCCGAAACGCAGATGCTGAACTATGGCTACGATCCGGAACTGTCCGAGGGCGCCGTCAAGCCGCCGGTGTTCCTGACCTCCACCTTCGTCTTCCGCTCGGCCGAAGAGGGCCGCGACTTCTTCGACTTCGTTTCCGGCCGTCGCGAGCCGCCGGCGGGCGTCGGCGCCGGCCTCGTCTATTCGCGCTTCAACCATCCGAACAGCGAGATTGTCGAAGACCGCCTCGCCGTCTACGAGCGCACCGAAAGCTGCGCGCTGTTCTCGTCGGGCATGTCGGCGATCGCCACGACGCTGCTCGCCTTCGTCAAGCCGGGTGACGCGGTCCTGCACAGCCAGCCGCTCTATGGCGGCACCGAGACGCTGCTTGCCCGCACCTTCCTCAATCTCGGAGTCGCCGCCGTCGGCTTTGCCGATGGCGTCAACGAAGCGGCGGTGACGGCTGCGGCCGAAGCGGCGATGGCCAAGGGCCGTGTCTCCGTGATCCTGATCGAGACGCCGGCGAACCCGACCAACAGCCTCGTTGATGTCGCCATGATCCGCCGCGTTGCCGACGCGATCGGCCGAAAACAGGGCCATACGCCGATCGTCGCCTGCGACAACACGCTGCTCGGCCCGGTCTTCCAGCGGCCGATCGAACACGGCGCCGACATCTCGCTCTATTCGCTGACCAAGTATGTCGGCGGCCATTCCGACCTTATCGCCGGCGCTGCGCTCGGCTCCAAGGCGGTGATGAAGCAGGTCAAGGCGCTGCGCGGCGCGATCGGCACCCAGCTCGATCCGCATTCCTGCTGGATGCTCGGCCGTTCCTTGGAAACGCTCTCGGTGCGCATGCAGAAGGCCGACGACAATGCCCGCATCGTCGCCGAGTTCCTGCGCGAGCACCCGAAGGTCGAGCGCATCCACTACCTGCCCTTCCATGGCGAGGACACCCCTGTCGGCCGCACTTTCAAGGCACAGTGCACCGGCGCGGGCTCGACCTTCTCCTTCGACATCACGGGCGGTCAGGAAGCGGCCTTCCGCTTCCTCAATGCGCTGCAAATCTTCAAGCTCGCCGTCAGTCTCGGCGGCACGGAATCGCTGGCCAGCCACCCGGCGGCGATGACCCATTCCGGCGTGCCGATCGAGGTGCGGCACCGCATCGGCGTGCTGGAATCGACCATCCGCCTGTCGATCGGCATCGAGCATCCGGATGATCTCGTCGCGGATCTCTCAAACGCCCTGTCGGTCGCCTGA
- a CDS encoding VOC family protein → MTVKRIVSNLYAPDPQVARAFYGDLLELDVVMDHGWILTFAAEGKAAMPQVSIASEGGNDTPVPVLSIEVDDVDRAYQRAKAAGVEIVYDITNEPWGVRRFYMRDPFGNIVNILAH, encoded by the coding sequence ATGACAGTCAAGCGTATCGTCTCAAACCTCTACGCCCCGGACCCGCAAGTGGCGCGCGCCTTCTACGGCGACCTGCTGGAACTCGACGTGGTGATGGATCACGGCTGGATCCTGACGTTTGCCGCCGAGGGCAAGGCCGCGATGCCGCAGGTGAGCATCGCCAGCGAGGGCGGCAACGATACGCCCGTGCCGGTGCTATCCATAGAGGTCGACGACGTCGACCGAGCCTATCAGCGGGCCAAGGCCGCCGGTGTCGAGATTGTCTACGACATCACCAACGAACCCTGGGGCGTGCGCCGTTTCTATATGCGCGACCCGTTCGGCAATATCGTCAACATCCTGGCGCACTAA
- a CDS encoding TetR/AcrR family transcriptional regulator, with translation MAKAAKSTRDMIVAAAEKLFYAEGIRAVSVDAVAEAAGVTKRTLYYHFQSKDELIAAYLEGRDQPNLKLFRKWFDTGDGDLADKVEAIFVNLARAARHPKWKGCGFLRTSAELANMPGHPAIRIGAAHKKKFEAWIAETFTEAGVAEPAMLARQILLLLDGSFAVVLLHRDPSYMEVAGKAAATLVRVALAGAKPKAPSEHAAASF, from the coding sequence ATGGCAAAAGCAGCGAAATCGACCCGGGACATGATCGTAGCAGCGGCGGAAAAGCTCTTCTACGCCGAGGGCATCCGCGCCGTCAGCGTCGATGCGGTGGCCGAGGCGGCGGGCGTGACGAAGCGCACGCTCTATTACCACTTCCAAAGCAAGGACGAGCTGATCGCCGCCTATCTCGAAGGTCGCGACCAGCCCAATCTCAAGCTCTTTCGGAAGTGGTTCGACACGGGCGACGGGGACCTTGCCGACAAGGTCGAGGCGATCTTCGTCAACCTGGCGCGGGCGGCGCGCCATCCGAAATGGAAGGGCTGTGGCTTCCTGCGCACCTCCGCCGAGCTTGCCAACATGCCCGGTCATCCGGCGATCCGCATCGGTGCCGCCCACAAGAAGAAGTTCGAGGCCTGGATTGCCGAGACCTTTACCGAAGCCGGTGTCGCCGAGCCGGCCATGCTGGCAAGGCAGATCCTGCTGTTGCTCGACGGCAGTTTCGCGGTCGTGCTGCTGCACCGGGATCCAAGCTACATGGAGGTGGCGGGCAAGGCAGCGGCGACGCTTGTGCGGGTGGCGCTTGCCGGAGCAAAACCGAAGGCGCCATCGGAACATGCGGCGGCTTCATTCTGA